A segment of the Bacillus pseudomycoides genome:
GAAGCCTGGGCATACAACAAATATGTTCGGTAGACATCGGCACGAATATCTCCCGCGCTAGCATCCACCCAATCAATAATTTTCACATTATCATTACTCAAAATCAAATTAAATGGATGAAAATCCCCATGACATAGCCTAGGTTCAAATACCATTGAATCCAATTTTCTTAACAATTTACCCTTTTGTTTCTCATCTAGATTATGTACTGATTCAATCTGGCGATGTAGTTTTTCTGACATCGGTTCAAGTAAATCTGAATCAACCACAACAGTATGTATCTTTTGTTGTGCATTAACACAAATATTTATATAATGCTCCGCTCGTTCCATATGATTCATTAAAAGGTCACCTACTGTTTGCCCTTTTACATATTCCATTATAATCGCTTGTCTACTCTTTATTTTTGTGACTTCTAATACCTTGGGGACGTGAAGCCCACATGAATAAGCGTATTCTTGTTTCTTTGCTTCGTATAACGATGCTGTATTTGGAAAGTGCTTTTTAAACACTTTCACAATTTTATTATCATAAAGATATATCTTTGCTGTATTCCCAATAGCTATCGGATTACCTAGGTTCAATTATTTTCTCTCCTTACAATATAGTGAATTTTTATATTTTAACGAGATCTTTTCTAATGCAATATATACAGTTTTTTTCCATATTTCATTATTCTCCCTTAATCACTTCTATCAGTGTAATCGAAGAAGAACCAAGATCCATTCATATTAGATCCTAATAATAAATCTAAAAATTCAGACTTTAATAACCTTAAATTGGACACTTCTTCTTATTTTGACTTCCATATTCAATCTACGACGTTTTTTCTTCATCCCTCTTACTTCATTACTATATTCATAGACAGTTTTATATTATCCTAAATAATATGTAAAAGGCTAAATCCATACATCGAAGCAACTACAAAAATGATTGTCCATACCGCTAGACTGACTGTCATCCAACTTATGACGTGTGTCTTGTTAGATCCAAATGTTAAAGCTAATACGGCTGCAATATCAGTTCCTACGAGAATGGGAGCAAGCAATGCCAAACCAGGAATACCATATCGTTCCCATATTCGCCTTGATCTAGTTTCTTTTTTAGAAGGTGTTGTTATACCTTTTTTTAACTTTCTTACCGCTTGCCATTTTGCATACTGCTTAAAGAAGAATCCCAATAATAGAACCAAGATAAGATTCCCTGCAAATGCAGTCACCCCTACTGCAAATGGTTGCAATCCCCATGCGATACCAAGTGGTACAACGATTGATACATCCATCCATGGAGCAAAAGCTAATAGAAATAAAACGACATATTGCCACATTTCACCTGCATTTTGAGCCCACTCTAGCATATTGTTTCATCCCCTTTTTTCTTTAGATTAAATACGATTTAAAATAAGAATAGTAGTTAACCAATAGACCACGTATTGGCCTGCACCTAATACACCAATGCACAGTAATGGAACAAAATTATGTTGAGAAAAGAAGAAGAAGATCCCTGCCGTTACTGGAAGTGCAACGCTATAGTAAATATATACATTTCGGCAAGCCTTATAAGTTACCCACTGCTGCCCTTCATCTATTTCACGAAATTCGGATGGTATAAAGCTAAATAATCTAATCTTATCATCCGAATTCTTTCGATTATAAAGCTTTGTGAGAATGAACCAGAAAACAGTAACCGTCACTAGAATCCAAAAACATAATCTAGCTAAAACGACCTGTGTACTCATAAGAGAAAATAGTAAAAATGCAATAATCAAAACAAATATACCGGCCCCTATAAGCGGAGATTTTAAAACCTGTTTCATTATAATCATTCCTTTCCCTTTAAATAAAAAACATCTTCTACTGTAAGTTGAAACGCGGCAGCTATTTTTAACGCCATGGTGACAGAGGGAGAATAATCACCTTTTTCAATTAACCCAATTGTCTGCCTCGTCACTCCAATTGCATCAGCCAAGTCTTGCTGAGTCCACCTAAATCTTGCCCGTAATTCTCTAACTCTGTTTTCAAGCATCCTAACTTCACTTCCCTCCGTTTCAAACACTTTCATTGTAAATGATTACCAACAAAATGTAAATAATCATTTGCATTTTGTAATAAATAATTGCTCAAAAACTATAAAACAACACCATCTATAAAATGGTGTTGTTTCGTTTAAAGATCAAGTTAGTCAATTTTATACTTACTTCTTTTCCATAATTGCAAAGTAATTTTTCTCATGATCAGCAAAATTAAACGCTCTACCAGACGGCATATTTACAAGTTCTCCAACTGTAATTTCTTTCTCTACAAACTCTTTATATAATTTATCGATATCTTCAGTGAAAAACAACATGGATGGTGTACTAAGATTTAATTCAGGCCGCATCTTCGCAATTAATTCTTTATTATGTAGAACCATACTCGTTTCTGCTTTCTCTGTTGGCGCGATTTCAATCCATCTAAATCCTTGACCGTTATCTTCATCAGCAACTAAGTGGAAACCTACTTTTTCTGTCCAAAATTGCACAGCCTCATCTTGATTATTTACATATAGCATAATTTGACCGACTTTATGAATCATCATCTTTTCTTCCCTTCTTCTACTTCAACTTCAATTGTATTAAGCATATACGAACTAGCGTTCTTTTTAAATTCCTTTTATACTAAACTTTCACTTTAAATATTTTATCTTCCTTAATATCTTGAAATGAGGATTATCAATTAAGTAATAGCCGACACAGATCTAATAACCATAATAACATTATGTAAATTAAGTTGCTATATTCTCTCTTCATTTTAACCTGTATGTCTTAATTTATTGTCCTTTTCTATTCATGTATATTTCCACTACACTACAAATAAGTGCCAAAAAGAAAATAAATGCTCCTATTAAAAAAGTTTTATTAAAACTACGAATAACCCCGTATTTATATTTCCATTTAATTTGTTCGTAGAGTTTATTTCCTTCCTCTGATTCCATGCTTACATATTTCTTCTCATCACTTGTTTGTATTACGTGTAGTATTTTTTGTTTTTCAAAGTCTGTTTGATCGCCTTTTTGAATCATCGCTTTCACTTGTTGCTTTATTTCTTCTTTTTCGATAGATAATTGATAATTTAAAATCACAACTAATATCGCTACACCTACTATACTTCCTACTGTTCTAGAAATATTAGATATACTTGACGCAATACCTGATTTTTCGGTTGGAACACTTAAAACGGTAGTTGTTGTCAATGGAGCAAGCGTACACCCTGTACCAAAACCTACAACCACGAGTCGCCAATCTTGTACTCGCTTTACAACTAATCCGTGTAACCAAAGACGGAAAGACCGATTCACATCATAGTTAACTACAGATTTCCACATTTGAATATACACTTCATTCACAATATCCTCTACATCCTGCTTATCTACTACTAAAAAAGCTACTGTTCTATAAATATCTTTACATGTGAATTCACAAATAACCTGAAAGGCTTGTTGATCTCCAGAGGCCATTCTCTGTATCCATTCCTTTAATTCTATTTCATCCAATTCTCGTTCCCCTCTCATGTTTTAAACAATCTTTCACACTATATTCGCTCGTTTCTCACAAAAGGTTCATTTTACATGAAAATTTATGTATTACAATAAAGAAGGAACAACTCATGTAAGTTGTCCCTTTTTTATACACCGTTAAAATATCAATCTAACAAAGCGATTTATCGCCCAATCTCCAACTAAACCACCGCGCATGACCATCTGTTTCCCCAACCGTTTCACGATATTCTTTTCCATTTATAAAATAATCGAGATGAAGATCTCTATCCCACATATTGTTATAAAGATGGAAAACATCCCGTTTCGCACCAATTTCTTTAACTTTTTCTACTAATTTATGTTTTACACTCTCTGGTATTTGATTCGCTACATGTGTATGGAAAACACAAATCACCGAATCCTCTGGAATTTGTTTTGCAATGTCTGAAAGAAGAGATACTCCATCTCCTTCTATTAATTTTACAGATTGTTCTTTTAAACAAGCTGCTGCGTGATCGAATATCTCGAGTCTTTCTTTATGCTCAGGCCAAATAAGTGAGCGTAACCATAAATAATCTTCCTCATTATTTAAATCATTTATATGTAAATCAAGTCCGATTCTTTCTACGACAGGTGGACTTTGTTGTAAGAAAAATGGCTGATTCTCCCCTTTTATTTCTGATTTCAAATGAACTTTAGAGTCTTTATTTCCAAACACCTCTCCTGTTCCATAAGAATAGCTGTATTGATCCCAGAACAGCTGTAAACCAGCACTTGTCCCAATTTCAATTAGCGCTAAAGGCTTATTCACTTTATTAAACATATAACAAAAACTCGGATATAAATATGTACATCGTCTTACTTCGTTTGTCTGCACTAGCTTTATTTTTAAAATATTGATTATCTCTTCCCTATGAATCTGACAAAAATCTTTAAAATGTTGAAAAGAATGTTCTAGATTTTTTTCTGGAGCCGAAACAAGGCTACCATAGTATTGTTTTAATACATGATTATTCCCTTTCAGTAATAAATGGTGAACG
Coding sequences within it:
- a CDS encoding phosphotransferase family protein → MNLGNPIAIGNTAKIYLYDNKIVKVFKKHFPNTASLYEAKKQEYAYSCGLHVPKVLEVTKIKSRQAIIMEYVKGQTVGDLLMNHMERAEHYINICVNAQQKIHTVVVDSDLLEPMSEKLHRQIESVHNLDEKQKGKLLRKLDSMVFEPRLCHGDFHPFNLILSNDNVKIIDWVDASAGDIRADVYRTYLLYAQASVELAEMYLRIYCKNAGLSRDEVIKWAPIIAGARLSEKVPSENIEYLKKLVDQYCN
- a CDS encoding small multi-drug export protein; its protein translation is MLEWAQNAGEMWQYVVLFLLAFAPWMDVSIVVPLGIAWGLQPFAVGVTAFAGNLILVLLLGFFFKQYAKWQAVRKLKKGITTPSKKETRSRRIWERYGIPGLALLAPILVGTDIAAVLALTFGSNKTHVISWMTVSLAVWTIIFVVASMYGFSLLHII
- a CDS encoding helix-turn-helix transcriptional regulator — protein: MLENRVRELRARFRWTQQDLADAIGVTRQTIGLIEKGDYSPSVTMALKIAAAFQLTVEDVFYLKGKE
- a CDS encoding VOC family protein, which gives rise to MIHKVGQIMLYVNNQDEAVQFWTEKVGFHLVADEDNGQGFRWIEIAPTEKAETSMVLHNKELIAKMRPELNLSTPSMLFFTEDIDKLYKEFVEKEITVGELVNMPSGRAFNFADHEKNYFAIMEKK
- a CDS encoding DUF2332 domain-containing protein; the protein is MLTQEQIFNLFRNFSIKECKGSSDLYEHLSLEISEDEEILALASHAQLGQPTPNLLFGAVHHLLLKGNNHVLKQYYGSLVSAPEKNLEHSFQHFKDFCQIHREEIINILKIKLVQTNEVRRCTYLYPSFCYMFNKVNKPLALIEIGTSAGLQLFWDQYSYSYGTGEVFGNKDSKVHLKSEIKGENQPFFLQQSPPVVERIGLDLHINDLNNEEDYLWLRSLIWPEHKERLEIFDHAAACLKEQSVKLIEGDGVSLLSDIAKQIPEDSVICVFHTHVANQIPESVKHKLVEKVKEIGAKRDVFHLYNNMWDRDLHLDYFINGKEYRETVGETDGHARWFSWRLGDKSLC